The genomic DNA AGACGGCTGCGGGGGCGCGGAGCGAGTGGGACCGGGGGAAGAGGAACGGAGTCGCTGGTGCGTGAGGCCGGGAAGCGAACGCACCAGCGCTCCGTCCGAGGGGTGCCGCCGGCGCCCGCGTACGACGATGGCAGGTCGCCTCAGCGGCACCCGGAGGGCACGCGCCCCCATCATTCACGAACGCGGCGCCCCCGGCCATTGCCTCTTGGGGCAACCCGGTCCGGACCCGCCCCGGCCGGCAGCAGGGCGCGGCGGTGGCGGTCGGCGACCAGGGCTGCCTGGACGCGGGACTCCACGTTCAGCTTGCGGCAGATGTTCGTCAGGTGGGCGCGGACCGTGCGCTCCGCCACCCCCAGTTGCGACGCCAGCCGGCGATTGGTCGGGCCGTCGGCGAGCAGGAGGAGCACCTCGCGTTCCCGGTCGGAGAGCAGCGCGAGACCGACCGGGGGAGCCTGCCGCGCCGTGTTGCCCGAAGCGTGAGACCTCACTGTATGAACTCCCGGACCAACTGAGCCGTACGTGCATCACGTTCGGCGACTTGTCCCCCGCTCTTAACCAGAACATTGGCTTGCTGTCCGTATCAACTCCACCCGAACTCAGCATCATCTTCCTGAAATTCATGATGATGAGGGTGTACATAACAGAACGAACCGGATGTTCGGTGAACACCGCCGGTGACCTGTCACCGCCCGCTTATATCGTCAGCCCCATGGAACCCGCAGCCGTCGGCGTCAGGCTCGCGTCCGCCGTCGTGGCGCCCCTCGTCCGGCGGCTGTTCCGCAGCGAGGGCCCCGGGGCGGGGCTGGCGGGGCGGCCGGTGCGGATGGCGGCGCTGGTGTCGTTCCGCGGCGAGCAGCGGGAGCTGGACCAGAACGGCCTGCGCAAGCTCGCGGACACCCTCGTACGCCGCGCCCTGCGCGGCCCCGGAGGCGAGCCCTCCCCCGTCCCCGCCGGCGAGACGGCCGCCGTCGCCGGCGCGCTCGCCCGCAGCCTCACGGCGCTCGGCGACCTCGACCTGGACGACGTACAGGCGGTCCAGCTCGGCCCCGAAGCCCTCGCCCGCCGGCTCCGCCACGCCGCGG from Streptomyces sp. CMB-StM0423 includes the following:
- a CDS encoding helix-turn-helix domain-containing protein yields the protein MRSHASGNTARQAPPVGLALLSDREREVLLLLADGPTNRRLASQLGVAERTVRAHLTNICRKLNVESRVQAALVADRHRRALLPAGAGPDRVAPRGNGRGRRVRE